A single region of the Microcoleus sp. FACHB-831 genome encodes:
- the cobU gene encoding bifunctional adenosylcobinamide kinase/adenosylcobinamide-phosphate guanylyltransferase, whose product MKTQKATPEGRVILVTGPARSGKSEWAETLAGRSQKLVIYVATANVDPNDAEWRSRIEQHRRRRPSSWTTLQVPVELAVTIGEGADNSCLLVDSLGTWLANLLDQDEEDWQRTQQELLESLEQTASDVILVAEETGWGVVPAYPLGRKFRDRLGNLVRRVGAIAHPVYLVTGGHVLNLSVLGSPLPGSDISLG is encoded by the coding sequence GTGAAAACACAAAAGGCAACGCCTGAAGGGAGAGTTATTCTTGTGACTGGGCCTGCGAGGTCGGGGAAAAGCGAGTGGGCAGAAACTCTAGCTGGGCGATCGCAAAAATTAGTCATTTATGTTGCAACTGCAAACGTTGACCCCAACGACGCAGAATGGCGATCGCGCATCGAACAACATCGGCGGCGACGCCCAAGTAGCTGGACAACCCTGCAAGTGCCAGTTGAACTGGCAGTAACGATTGGGGAGGGTGCTGATAATAGCTGCCTTTTGGTTGATTCGCTGGGAACTTGGCTGGCGAATCTTTTAGACCAGGATGAGGAAGATTGGCAGAGAACTCAGCAAGAGTTACTCGAAAGTTTAGAGCAAACTGCTAGTGATGTAATTTTGGTGGCTGAGGAAACGGGTTGGGGCGTTGTTCCAGCGTATCCCCTCGGTCGTAAGTTTCGCGATCGCTTGGGCAATTTGGTGCGTCGGGTGGGTGCGATCGCCCATCCAGTTTATTTAGTTACTGGCGGTCACGTTCTTAACCTTAGCGTCCTCGGTTCCCCCTTACCAGGGTCAGATATATCACTTGGATGA
- a CDS encoding ribonuclease Z has protein sequence MQITFLGTSSGIPTRSRNVSSIALRLPQRAELWLFDCGEGTQHQLLRSDVKVGQLTRIFITHLHGDHIFGLMGLLASCGMAGNVQRVDIYGPSGLSEYLRAGQKYSYTHFSYPIEVHTVSPGVVYEDDEFIVSCGPLKHRVPAVGYRIVEKDRPGRFNVEKAAELGIPSGPIYGKLKRGEDITLPDGRLIRGSDLSAPPEIGRKIVYCTDTVYCDSAVELARGADVLIHEATFAHEDSQLAFDRLHSTSTMAAQVALGAGVKQLIMTHFSPRYAPGNSVVLDDLLQEARAIFPNTQLAYDFLTYEVPRRREQELTKAV, from the coding sequence GTGCAAATTACTTTTCTTGGAACCAGTTCTGGTATACCGACGCGATCGCGCAATGTTTCTAGCATCGCCCTGCGTTTGCCCCAACGCGCCGAATTATGGCTGTTTGACTGTGGCGAAGGCACTCAGCACCAATTGTTGCGTAGTGATGTCAAAGTAGGTCAACTCACCCGCATTTTTATCACCCACCTGCACGGCGACCACATCTTTGGCTTGATGGGTCTTTTAGCTTCATGCGGTATGGCTGGCAATGTCCAGCGCGTTGATATTTATGGCCCCTCTGGTCTAAGCGAATACCTCCGCGCTGGCCAAAAATACTCTTATACCCATTTTTCCTACCCCATCGAAGTTCACACTGTAAGTCCTGGGGTAGTCTATGAGGACGATGAATTTATAGTCAGTTGCGGCCCCCTCAAGCATCGCGTCCCGGCGGTTGGCTACAGGATTGTAGAAAAAGATCGGCCTGGGCGTTTCAATGTGGAAAAAGCTGCCGAACTGGGAATCCCCTCCGGGCCTATTTACGGCAAACTCAAACGCGGCGAAGATATCACCCTACCAGATGGCCGTCTGATACGCGGAAGCGATTTGTCTGCGCCTCCAGAGATAGGCCGCAAAATTGTTTACTGTACTGACACAGTTTATTGCGATAGTGCTGTGGAACTGGCACGCGGCGCAGATGTGTTAATTCACGAAGCCACATTTGCCCACGAAGATTCGCAGCTAGCTTTCGATCGCTTGCACTCTACCTCGACAATGGCGGCACAAGTGGCATTGGGTGCGGGTGTGAAGCAGTTAATTATGACCCATTTCAGTCCCCGCTATGCTCCTGGTAATTCAGTCGTATTAGATGACTTGCTTCAGGAAGCTCGCGCGATTTTCCCCAACACCCAATTAGCCTATGATTTCCTGACTTATGAAGTGCCCCGACGCCGGGAACAGGAATTAACCAAGGCGGTATAG
- a CDS encoding SpoIID/LytB domain-containing protein — protein sequence MPFKGFLFKLARERTQRLGGCYWWFSILLWIAFVAPAQALQLRVAIENGVKQVKLGSSTKAIVRDGSGRTLGEIAPMNGFIAQPYNGKVALGSWQSGQISIEPIKGGYVWIGDRWYRGRARIVPTNKGLTAVNQVDLEQYLYSVLGAEMDGSWPLEALKAQAVAARTYALYKRQSSANSVYDLGSTQASQVYKGLQTESQRTLMAVSATNGQVLTYRGKIILAAFHSASGGHTENVEDVWSDPLPYLRGVPDYDQGTPGYQWVKNFSPTELGRRLGLGIVRSVIPERITRYGSAIAVKVVSDRGTRSLSGTQLRERLGLRSTRFTVTSTPTAFQINGRGFGHAIGMSQWGAYKLAKSGANYQQILLHYYRGATLAKIKG from the coding sequence ATGCCGTTTAAAGGTTTCCTATTTAAACTTGCACGCGAAAGGACACAGCGGCTGGGTGGATGCTACTGGTGGTTTTCTATCCTGTTGTGGATAGCATTTGTTGCCCCCGCCCAAGCGCTGCAATTGCGCGTGGCAATAGAAAACGGAGTCAAGCAGGTTAAATTGGGCAGTTCTACCAAGGCTATAGTGCGCGATGGTTCTGGGCGGACGCTGGGAGAAATTGCGCCGATGAATGGGTTTATCGCTCAACCCTATAACGGGAAAGTAGCGCTGGGAAGTTGGCAATCGGGCCAAATTTCGATTGAACCGATCAAGGGTGGCTATGTTTGGATAGGCGATCGCTGGTATCGCGGACGCGCCAGAATCGTTCCTACCAACAAAGGTCTTACCGCCGTTAACCAAGTCGATTTAGAACAATATCTCTACAGCGTGTTAGGCGCTGAAATGGATGGCAGTTGGCCGCTTGAAGCCCTCAAAGCTCAAGCAGTCGCCGCCCGCACTTACGCGCTTTACAAGCGCCAAAGCTCTGCTAACAGCGTTTATGACCTTGGCAGCACCCAGGCTTCGCAGGTTTACAAGGGTTTGCAGACAGAATCCCAAAGGACTCTCATGGCTGTTAGTGCAACAAATGGGCAGGTTTTGACCTACAGAGGCAAGATTATTCTCGCTGCCTTCCACTCTGCCTCTGGAGGACATACGGAAAATGTAGAAGATGTTTGGTCAGATCCGCTGCCTTACCTGCGCGGCGTCCCAGACTACGATCAAGGTACGCCTGGGTATCAGTGGGTGAAAAATTTCTCGCCAACTGAACTCGGTCGTCGTCTAGGTCTGGGAATTGTCCGTTCGGTAATACCGGAACGGATAACCCGCTATGGTAGCGCGATCGCTGTTAAAGTGGTTAGCGATCGCGGCACTCGGTCTCTTAGCGGCACTCAGCTGCGCGAACGTCTGGGTTTGAGAAGCACTCGCTTTACCGTTACCTCTACGCCAACAGCTTTTCAGATCAACGGTCGCGGTTTCGGCCACGCTATTGGTATGAGTCAGTGGGGCGCTTACAAATTAGCTAAATCTGGAGCTAATTATCAGCAAATCTTGTTGCACTATTACCGGGGGGCAACTCTGGCTAAGATTAAAGGTTAG
- a CDS encoding WD40 repeat domain-containing protein codes for MENQNQPRKDDLVLGGVAPPPADGVVLGGLQGVKSNLANPLVEARMAALSEALKYGESGLNLVIQALADEAEQVREAACALLQESEEPSARQALIQYKPWLFFEYLRTTIGHSGGVSCSCLSPDGQSLVTGGRDRIKIWDLETGQELRTLSTYHYSPNSLAISPDGQTVVSGSYEGYIKVWDLRTGQLIHSFGEPSSHGASIVVSQDWQSVLSVRFRAIDVWDLRTGQLKRTIKQNLGKLTSIAIAPNGHTLVGGSHNNIIRVWDLRTGREIHALTGHSKSINFVAISPDGNTLVSSGGNTIRIWNLQTGKLRRTLLLHKRRLVLSVAISPDWETVISSIDDKTIKIWDLETGLELDSFQSDSGPAYFVAISQNGHTLVARNRINADVWDLQTEKLIRTFTLVGHLSSVKSVAISPDKQIIISSGDNTIKLWELRTGQIIRTLEGHSDDVYCVAISPDEQIIVSGSADKTIKVWNLKTGQIIRTLEGHSNCVRCVAINPQGRTLVSGSDDGTIKIWDLETGQELRTLQAQRRVYRIAITPDGKTLVSGGDPIYSTAKVWSLETGEEIQTFQDYPVDSIAISPDGQTLVSGDWSYRKTIKVWDLNTGQEIRTFPGDVDCLAISPDGQVLFAGCGDNTIKVWNLRTGELIRTLKGHSYLNFGGNCLAVSHDGQILVSGSGGNVKVWGVP; via the coding sequence ATGGAAAACCAAAATCAGCCTAGAAAAGACGATCTCGTGCTTGGCGGTGTAGCACCACCCCCAGCGGACGGTGTTGTATTGGGGGGATTGCAGGGCGTTAAGAGTAACTTGGCAAATCCGCTGGTAGAAGCGCGAATGGCAGCGCTTTCTGAGGCGTTGAAGTATGGCGAGTCTGGCTTAAACTTGGTAATTCAGGCTTTAGCCGATGAAGCAGAACAAGTTCGCGAGGCTGCATGCGCCCTGCTACAAGAAAGCGAGGAACCGAGTGCTAGACAGGCGTTGATTCAGTACAAGCCTTGGCTATTTTTTGAATACCTTCGTACCACGATTGGACATTCAGGCGGGGTTTCTTGCAGTTGCTTAAGCCCAGACGGGCAAAGCCTGGTGACTGGTGGCCGCGATCGCATCAAGATATGGGATTTGGAAACAGGGCAAGAACTCCGCACCCTGAGTACTTATCATTATTCACCAAATTCTCTAGCCATTAGCCCCGATGGGCAGACAGTTGTCAGCGGCAGTTATGAGGGCTATATCAAAGTGTGGGATTTGAGGACAGGACAGCTAATCCACAGCTTTGGCGAACCTTCATCTCATGGTGCTTCGATAGTCGTAAGTCAAGATTGGCAAAGTGTTTTGAGCGTCAGGTTCAGAGCAATCGATGTATGGGATTTGAGGACAGGACAGCTAAAACGCACAATAAAACAGAATTTAGGTAAGCTTACTTCTATAGCGATCGCTCCCAATGGGCATACCTTGGTCGGTGGCAGTCATAACAACATTATTAGAGTGTGGGATTTGAGGACAGGACGAGAAATTCACGCTCTTACAGGCCATTCAAAAAGTATTAACTTTGTTGCCATTAGTCCCGATGGGAATACACTTGTCAGCAGCGGTGGCAACACCATCAGGATATGGAATTTGCAGACAGGAAAGCTCAGACGCACCCTCTTGTTGCACAAACGCCGCCTGGTTCTTTCTGTTGCTATCAGCCCGGATTGGGAAACCGTTATCAGTAGCATTGATGACAAGACTATCAAAATCTGGGACTTAGAGACAGGGCTAGAACTGGACAGCTTCCAAAGTGATTCAGGGCCAGCTTATTTTGTAGCCATCAGTCAAAACGGACATACCCTTGTTGCCAGAAATCGCATCAATGCTGACGTATGGGATTTGCAGACAGAAAAGCTAATCCGCACCTTTACGCTTGTAGGGCATTTATCCTCAGTTAAATCTGTAGCTATTAGCCCCGATAAGCAGATTATTATTAGCAGTGGGGACAATACCATCAAGTTATGGGAGTTGAGGACAGGACAAATAATCCGCACTCTTGAGGGGCATTCAGACGATGTTTATTGCGTCGCTATTAGCCCCGATGAGCAGATTATTGTTAGTGGTAGTGCGGACAAAACCATCAAGGTATGGAACTTGAAAACAGGACAAATAATCCGCACTCTTGAGGGGCATTCAAACTGTGTTCGTTGTGTAGCGATTAACCCTCAAGGTAGGACGCTTGTCAGTGGCAGTGACGACGGTACTATCAAAATATGGGATTTGGAGACAGGGCAAGAACTCCGCACACTGCAAGCACAAAGGAGAGTTTATCGCATAGCCATCACTCCAGACGGCAAGACTCTTGTTAGTGGGGGAGATCCGATTTACAGCACAGCTAAGGTATGGAGTTTAGAGACAGGGGAAGAAATTCAGACATTCCAAGATTATCCTGTTGATTCCATAGCTATCAGCCCAGATGGGCAGACTCTCGTCAGTGGAGATTGGTCTTATCGAAAAACTATCAAGGTGTGGGATTTGAATACAGGGCAAGAAATTCGTACTTTTCCGGGGGATGTTGATTGCCTAGCTATCAGTCCAGATGGGCAGGTTCTCTTCGCTGGTTGCGGTGACAACACCATCAAAGTGTGGAATTTGAGGACAGGAGAGCTTATACGCACCCTGAAGGGGCATTCATATCTTAATTTTGGTGGTAATTGCCTAGCCGTCAGCCACGATGGGCAGATTCTGGTCAGTGGTAGTGGTGGTAATGTCAAAGTGTGGGGAGTGCCGTAG
- a CDS encoding photosystem I assembly protein Ycf3: MPRIQRKDNFIDKSFTVMADMILKILPANKQAKEAFVYYRDGMSAQAEGEYAEALENYNEALTLEEDCYDRSYILYNMGLIYASNGEHEKALEYYHRALSDNPRHTSALNNVAVIYHYQGDKAKEAGDPEEAEAFFDKAAEYWKQAIRIDPNNYLEAQNWLKTTGRSQIDIFF, translated from the coding sequence ATGCCAAGAATTCAACGCAAAGACAATTTTATTGACAAGAGCTTTACGGTAATGGCAGATATGATTCTGAAGATTCTGCCAGCCAACAAGCAAGCAAAAGAAGCCTTTGTCTACTACCGCGATGGTATGTCTGCTCAGGCAGAGGGCGAATACGCCGAAGCCTTGGAAAATTACAACGAAGCTCTAACATTAGAGGAAGACTGCTATGACCGCAGCTATATCCTCTACAATATGGGGCTAATATATGCCAGCAACGGCGAGCATGAAAAAGCTTTGGAATACTATCATCGAGCGCTCAGCGACAACCCCCGCCATACCTCCGCGCTGAACAATGTTGCTGTGATTTACCACTACCAGGGAGATAAAGCCAAGGAAGCTGGAGATCCCGAAGAGGCTGAAGCTTTTTTTGACAAAGCAGCGGAATACTGGAAACAAGCAATTCGCATAGATCCCAATAACTATCTTGAGGCGCAAAACTGGCTGAAAACCACAGGGCGATCGCAGATAGATATATTCTTTTAA
- the gatC gene encoding Asp-tRNA(Asn)/Glu-tRNA(Gln) amidotransferase subunit GatC: MIDREQVRKVAHLARLELTPEQEEQFTTQMGSILDYFDQLSELDVSNVQPTTRAIDVSNVTRHDELQPYTNRDAIFSIAPDQEGDFFKVPQIFGGE, translated from the coding sequence ATGATTGATCGCGAACAAGTTCGTAAAGTTGCCCATCTAGCCCGCTTGGAACTAACACCCGAACAAGAGGAGCAATTTACTACCCAAATGGGCAGTATTTTGGATTATTTCGATCAGCTGAGCGAACTAGATGTTAGTAACGTGCAGCCGACAACGCGGGCGATTGATGTTAGCAACGTGACGCGACACGACGAGCTGCAACCTTACACCAATCGAGACGCTATCTTTAGTATTGCTCCAGATCAAGAAGGCGACTTTTTTAAAGTCCCCCAAATTTTTGGCGGTGAGTAA
- a CDS encoding glutathione S-transferase family protein: MGLGILADGKWISQRDQEDSQGKFIRPSTTFRNTITADGSSGFKAEPGRYHLYISWACPWAHRTAIMRKLKGLEDVIGLSVVGAVIDQNSWEFSDELGAIPDTANGKKYLWEIYLKADSNYSGRVTVPLLWDKEKNMIVNNESREIIRMLDTEFDALAKANANFYPQDLQEKIDETIDAIYQPINNGVYRAGFATTQAAYEEGVTDLFNALDYWEGVLEKQRYLCGDLITEADWCIFTTLLRFDAVYYVHFKCNLRRIVDYPNLWNYLKDLYQQPGVKETCNLDHIKRHYYMSHEKVNPTRIVPKGPMINFDEPHNRDRLTV, encoded by the coding sequence ATGGGTTTGGGTATCCTTGCTGACGGAAAGTGGATTAGCCAACGAGATCAAGAAGATTCGCAAGGTAAATTTATTCGTCCATCAACGACGTTTCGCAACACAATTACAGCCGATGGCTCTAGTGGCTTTAAAGCTGAACCTGGGCGCTATCATCTATATATTTCATGGGCTTGTCCTTGGGCGCATCGAACTGCAATCATGCGTAAGTTGAAGGGGCTAGAGGATGTTATCGGGCTGTCGGTTGTTGGCGCGGTTATAGATCAGAATAGTTGGGAATTTAGCGACGAACTAGGTGCGATTCCTGATACTGCAAACGGTAAGAAATATTTATGGGAAATCTACCTCAAAGCTGATTCTAATTACAGCGGAAGAGTTACCGTTCCGCTTCTATGGGATAAAGAAAAGAATATGATTGTTAACAACGAATCCCGCGAGATTATCCGAATGTTGGATACGGAGTTTGATGCTTTAGCCAAAGCAAATGCGAACTTCTATCCGCAGGATTTGCAAGAGAAGATTGATGAAACAATAGATGCTATTTACCAACCAATTAATAATGGTGTTTACCGTGCAGGGTTTGCTACTACCCAAGCGGCTTATGAGGAAGGGGTGACGGATTTATTCAATGCTTTGGACTATTGGGAAGGAGTATTGGAGAAACAACGTTATTTGTGTGGCGATCTCATTACGGAAGCTGACTGGTGTATATTCACAACGCTGTTACGCTTCGATGCAGTTTATTACGTTCACTTTAAGTGTAATTTGCGCCGCATTGTCGATTATCCCAATCTTTGGAATTACCTAAAAGACCTTTACCAACAACCAGGTGTGAAGGAAACTTGCAACCTTGACCATATCAAAAGGCACTATTATATGAGCCATGAAAAGGTCAATCCTACCCGAATTGTACCTAAAGGCCCAATGATTAATTTTGACGAGCCGCATAACCGCGATCGCCTGACAGTCTAG